tatttagttcaaatcaccaatttcccTTTGTGATCCTGTGATTCCGCTGCGCTctgggtgccaattttcccaacaatttGGAGATTGAAACAAGGTTGTTCAGGTGAGGCATTGAACTTGAATAACATAATTGTAGAAGGAGACAGCCAGATTGTTGTGAAGAACTTAAAAGGAATAGTAGTGGTGCTTACAGTTTCGTCCCAAAACAGGCTAACAAAGCTGCTCATTCTCTGACAACTTATGCACTCACTCACAACGTCCAACACAAGTGGACTGGTTCAAATATTCCGGCTAGCATTGTTCCTCTCATTGAAACAATAGTTAGTCTTGTTTTCTGTTTCTGTTTCCTTGCcctataccaaaaaaaaaataaaagaaattgaCCACTGTTTACTGttacaaatctttttttttttggtatgctCAGACTCTGAGAGCTGATCTTACAACATCGTTAAATTAAAAAGATGACCACTCAATCATCTCCCTATCTTCTCTTACAAATTACCACGTGGAACATTACAACTACTAGTTGTgcgccatatatatatatagtcatcATACATCAAGCTATCTAGTCAGAAGCCTATTACCCTCCAGcagttatttcaaaaaaaaaaaaaaaaNNNNNNNNNNNNNNNNNNNNNNNNNNNNNNNNNNNNNNNNNNNNNNNNNNNNNNNNNNNNNNNNNNNNNNNNNNNNNNNNNNNNNNNNNNNNNNNNNNNNNNNNNNNNNNNNNNNNNNNNNNNNNNNNNNNNNNNNNNNNNNNNNNNNNNNNNNNNNNNNNNNNNaaaaaaaaaaaactccagcaGGCCCAAAACTCCCATAGTCACTGCCTAAGTTTTTTTTTGCCGCATATGCAAGCTAAGGGGGGCAGGGCAGTCAGTTGGGGAGCAAAGGAGGTTAATTATGAACTTTTATTGATCAGAGTTTATGTTGCCCATATCAACCATTGAAAAAACTTAAAATTAAAGGTGGGCTGCCCATATATAATCAACCAGCGGCAATTATAAGAAGGTATTGTTTGCCCTACTCTtgttcaaataaaacaaaaaaatattgttTGCCCTAATTTAAGCACTCCATGCaatatagctagggtttggaatttaaaaatgaaaagaaCTTTTAACAAATCTCCCATGGCTGCCGACAGCGGACGAGTGAGTTGTTAGCAAAAAGACTGGAGAAAGCTACAAAAAATCTTGCAGAGAAAGAGATGCTCAAAGAGAAGAAAGGGCGAAGCAGATAGACAGAAAACTAGCTATAGGATGAGGTGTACCAGCATGGGCGAAAGGGAGACGGGAGAAGCAGAAGAATGCTGTATCAAGACAAACAGTGGGAAAGGACAGTTCAGCGCGAAAGCAACACTCAAGTGCCATTGACAAGGGACCATACAATCCAATCACTTCAAACATAATAGAAATGGAAGGGATCCACGTCAACGCTGAGGCAAACTCTCGAACATAATGATTAGTGGAAGAAGATCACCAGGACGAATAATGTTTCATCATCGGAAGAAAAACTCTGTGTTATTTCTTAGTCTACCTGAAAAACTCAACAATATCAATTAAAATGGAACGGATGGAGTACAAATTACACCTGGCAATAGATAATACATGATAGCCTAAATACGttattttctttaataaaaatgtGGACATTCTCTCCACAAAGGCTACAATTTTTTCATGGTATATGGCAGGGAAGGATTGTAAAAATCAAGTAGAGATTTCACCAAACTTCACAATGCCTTATCTAGAACAACTATAGGGAAGGAAGACATGCGACAGATGGTCTGACGAATCATGTAACATATGTTAGTCAATCACAAAATCTCTCAGCCTCAATGTGGAACCATACAGTGCCACATTTCCTAAATCAAATTGTAATGACACTATGACGTAAGTCAGCCTCCTGTAATTGTTTCATGATAGTTTAAATACATCTCATGCTACAAAGTCCACTGTAGTTAGATGATTAAATTAACAATACTATGGAAGGATCCATCAAAAAATAAGCAATAATACTCAAAATTAAAGGAGTATAAACACTTTTTGAGACACGTTAAAAATGGTATTCATGTCAAACAAAATGAGATAAAGGGAGTAACCAAATGTGTTCCGAGGAGAAAGGTTAAACCATATTGGAAAAATGAAAGTAGCTAGAAGAAGATAAAGTCACCTAACAACGCAACCAAGAACCAGAGCAGCTTCCTAGCTCAAATAACAAGGGGAAAACTAAAACCAAGCAACACCGTACAAATTAGCAAACAAACCTAGAAGTTTTACCAAAGCAAACATGCCAAAATAAAACAAAGCCATTCTACCTAGTTGACCATTGCTTGGCTCACTATTCACGCCCTATTTTTCCAGATCCTTGTCTTTCTTCGACATGGAAAATGTCTTTCATATTGGATGTGTCCCTTCTAAAAGGGATAAAATTGTCGTTTTCTCATTATGGATTTTTCTCCTAATGATTCAAGTGAAACAAGGCTGTTCACGTGAGGAATTGCTATGCTATTCCGCATCGAACAATTATCCCAGAGTTTTCTTAGCACTTGAGTTcccaaatcaaaacaaaagacaGCCCTATCAGACGACATTAGAACTTGATTGCTCTTTGTAACCGCGAAGTGAAAATATGTCACAGCCTTTGCGCATGGTATGCTAAATTTCTTGCTCCATCTCCATAGGTTGTTGAACTCATCATGTCCTCTGATATCATAGCTGCtgctgaactttttctttttctctaataCCCATATGTGAATGAACTCATCTTGTTTCCCTACATCTATATGAACGACACACAAATACCCTCCAAACATTAATTGAAGATCAACTTCAGTGTTAGACCTATCAGGTGAAAGTGGTGGGAATGGGATCAACCTGAACTCCTCATCCGCTAAGTCGAAAGCCACAATTTCTTTTGCCCCATCCTTTATCCAATGAAGGGATCCATTTGCCCAAACACTGCGGTAGTAAGCTAAATCGTGATTAAGTCTTCCTATATCTCTCCACCCATGACCATTCCCCAAAGTATATGCTTGGACTTGGCCGCTGTACTCATCACTGGAACTgatgattgttggatattcatTGTCGTTGACATCATGGTAGTAGATTCTAACAACTTTATACGCATCAGTAGGATGATGATATCCAAATCCGTAATGAAAATAACCTTTCGTCTCACCATTACATGCTTTCTTGTAGTTATTGAATGCTGGAAGATAAATGTATTCGTTAGTTGCGGGATTACAGATGTAGATGGGATCGCGTGCATAAGAGGACTTCTGCTTTACCCAGAGACAAACCAAGCCATTACACGAACCAACCATGTCAGACAAGGGGGGTTCTTGCTCAGTAGACGGATGATTATCGATTTCCATAAGTGTCTTGTAAGAGTAATCCCCACGCATAGTAATATCATCGTAATGCTCTTCTCCTCCGTAACAGAGTTTGAAACCTGCAGGTTTTCCAAGCTGCAGAAAGATGAATCCTTCGTTGATATTATTTGTTATATCTCTCAAGGGTTTGCTAACTAGTTTGCAGTTGATGATGGTTTCGTAAGGTAAGCGAGATAGTATATCTAGCAGTACATCACTCGGTAGTTTCTCCATCTTATGAGTTGTATATTCTatatcaatcatgcacagaattcTAACAAAAATTAGTTCTCCCACTATATAAACCTCCTGACCTCTCTGATCTGCTAACAACTCAAAAGTCCGCAGTATAGATTGGTTATAAGTTTTGTTTACTTTATAaattccaaaccctagctatattGCATGGAGTGCTAAAATAGCTAGGGAAACCAATATGATGACAACACGCTTTAAATTTTGTAATACCTTCTTATATTTTCCGTGGTTGAGATGTGCAGCCCACTTTGAGTTTTGTGAAGAACTTTGTGAATGCGTcgggtagattttttttttttgttcctggATGGGCTTACCGCGCAGAGTCCGAGTTTATGTGCACCTTCCAAAGATTGATTATGTTACAGTAAAATGTGATTTAATTTTCGAGGAACCAAAGGGAAGGTTGAATTCTTGAATGAGGTGATTATGGGCATGCACAATGGCATATAACGTCATGAAAGTGTTGGTGGGAGCATCTAACATCACCATCATCTTAGCTAAATAGCGCGacttgtaggagttaaatatggcaCATATTAACAATTACGCGAAGTGAACAATACAAAATACCCGAGGAATATCGCGCACAACAAATTGagacgtcacatcagatgatgtcagcaa
This genomic interval from Papaver somniferum cultivar HN1 unplaced genomic scaffold, ASM357369v1 unplaced-scaffold_107, whole genome shotgun sequence contains the following:
- the LOC113327833 gene encoding F-box/kelch-repeat protein At3g06240-like, producing the protein MRGDYSYKTLMEIDNHPSTEQEPPLSDMVGSCNGLVCLWVKQKSSYARDPIYICNPATNEYIYLPAFNNYKKACNGETKGYFHYGFGYHHPTDAYKVVRIYYHDVNDNEYPTIISSSDEYSGQVQAYTLGNGHGWRDIGRLNHDLAYYRSVWANGSLHWIKDGAKEIVAFDLADEEFRLIPFPPLSPDRSNTEVDLQLMFGGYLCVVHIDVGKQDEFIHIWVLEKKKKFSSSYDIRGHDEFNNLWRWSKKFSIPCAKAVTYFHFAVTKSNQVLMSSDRAVFCFDLGTQVLRKLWDNCSMRNSIAIPHVNSLVSLESLGEKSIMRKRQFYPF